The following proteins come from a genomic window of Rutidosis leptorrhynchoides isolate AG116_Rl617_1_P2 chromosome 10, CSIRO_AGI_Rlap_v1, whole genome shotgun sequence:
- the LOC139872379 gene encoding ran-binding protein M homolog, with amino-acid sequence MTEVEENQDLVGSYFMELWRIKSKRREATSLDENDVVEMMNLDKKEEDLLLDLYSDEPELEPSELDTLKSSSGFAIVLPDKVSVKYPRVNLHGHDVGVVQANHPAPVKRLVYYFEITVKNAGAKGQISIGFTPNDVNLNRQPGWEANTYGYHGDDGLLYRGQGRGEAFGPTYTVGDTVGAGINYALQKIFFTKNGQMVGFFIDNTVKDRLYPTVGVHSLNEEVTVNFGKTQFMFDLITYEATERAKIHAYIEKIIIPPTASYGVVRSYLQHYGYTETLEVFDQATQESVPPITGFHDNGFNEHMYKVEDRKNLRKLIKDGQINDAFGILRKLYPHIVQDDTSAICVMLYCQEFIELVRVGHLEEAVRYGRTHFQKFNSLKKYENLVQDCAALLAYQEPEKSAVGYLLEDSHRENVADAVNAMILSTNPNLQDKTSCLHSYLERLLKQLTACFLEKRLLNGDQGETFNLKRLLLSKNTQHN; translated from the exons ATGACAGAAGTAGAAGAAAATCAAGATCTAGTAGGTTCATATTTCATGGAGTTATGGAGAATAAAGTCCAAAAGAAGAGAAGCAACATCCTTAGATGAAAACGACGTCGTTGAAATGATGAATTTAGACAAAAAAGAAGAAGATTTACTTTTAGATTTATATTCAGATGAACCTGAATTGGAACCGAGTGAATTGGATACGTTGAAAAGTTCGAGTGGATTTGCAATTGTGTTACCAGATAAAGTATCAGTTAAGTATCCAAGAGTGAATTTACATGGTCATGATGTTGGTGTTGTTCAAGCTAATCATCCTGCACCTGTTAAACGTCTTGTTTATTACTTTGAGATCACTGTTAAAAATGCTGGTGCTAAAGGTCAAATTTCAATTGGATTTACTCCCAATGATGTCAATTTGAATCGACAACCTGG GTGGGAAGCAAACACTTATGGGTATCATGGTGATGATGGGCTTCTATACCGTGGACAGGGTAGAGGAGAAGCGTTTGGCCCAACTTATACTGTCGGTGATACGGTTGGTGCGGGTATTAACTACGCTTTACAAAAGATATTTTTCAC GAAAAATGGTCAAATGGTAGGATTTTTTATAGATAATACTGTTAAAGATCGCTTATATCCTACAGTTGGTGTTCACAGTTTAAATGAGGA GGTGACTGTTAATTTCGGGAAAACTCAGTTCATGTTTGACCTCATT ACATATGAAGCAACAGAAAGGGCAAAAATACACGCATATATTGAAAAGATAATCATTCCACCGACAGCCAGTTATGG AGTTGTTCGTTCTTATCTACAACATTATGGTTACACGGAAACTCTTGAAGTCTTTGACCAGGCTACCCAAGAATCTGTTCCTCCTATTACCGGTTTTCATGATAATGGCTTCAACGAGCATATGTATAAAGTAGAAGATAGAAAAAATCTTCGAAAG CTAATAAAAGATGGTCAAATTAACGATGCATTTGGTATTCTGCGCAAGTTGTATCCACATATTGTTCAG GATGATACGTCAGCCATTTGTGTTATGCTATACTGTCAAGAGTTTATTGAGCTAGTTCGG GTTGGACATCTGGAGGAAGCTGTGAGATATGGGAGGACTCACTTTCAAAAGTTTAATAGCTTAAAAAAGTATGAAAATCTTGTTCAG GACTGTGCTGCTTTGTTGGCCTACCAAGAACCGGAGAAATCGGCAGTGGGATATTTGTTGGAGGATTCACATCGAGAAAATGTTGCAGATGCAGTAAACGCGATGATATTATCAACAAATCCAAACCTGCAAGATAAAACAAGTTGCTTGCATTCTTATCTTGAGAGGCTTCTGAAACAGCTAACTGCGTGTTTCTTAGAGAAAAGATTACTCAACGGAGATCAAGGGGAAACTTTCAATCTGAAAAGACTACTACTCTCTAAGAACACTCAACACAACTGA
- the LOC139873386 gene encoding uncharacterized protein has product MALNNGVRSLTSRLIVSTKSGQRGFHSTGAKRMGGHGHDEPAYLHSKHMYNLDRMKSQKLTMSLSVLAAFSIGVAVPVYAVIFQQKKTASA; this is encoded by the exons ATGGCGTTGAACAACGGAGTTAGATCGCTCACTTCAAGGTTGATTGTTTCCACCAAATCTG GTCAACGGGGGTTTCATTCAACTGGAGCAAAGAGAATGGGAGGACATGGTCATGATGAACCGGCGTATTTGCATTCAAAGCACATGTACAACTTGGACAGGATGAAAAGCCAGAAATTGACCATGAGTCTTAGTGTTCTTGCTGCATTCAGCATTGGTGTTGCTGTACCAGTCTATGCTGTTATCTTCCAGCAAAAGAAGACTGCATCTGCTTAA